One part of the Megachile rotundata isolate GNS110a chromosome 16, iyMegRotu1, whole genome shotgun sequence genome encodes these proteins:
- the LOC105662855 gene encoding uncharacterized protein LOC105662855, whose product MNPTLWILLILPILTSCHYFSNTPFTHSSGIFYNKLGIAQISNTKLTLLTHINMTYLKEARLILQKTYLKSQNLCTITLKDVEEFNHVNYHCEQTLSVVKNELNNIDSKHEILYQLVGQESSKRKRRGLINGVSYALNWLFGTPDADDAQYYTDSINMLLNNNKQTQTLLKSQIQVISGTIRNFNQSLASLKTNEDTMNNNINRINKFMTQTKLYISKLEAQSLIGQQIAMLLSLTNSISQEYNKYIEAINLGRHNILSPLIVTPEILLKELTSYKGEFELVVSPNLKTLPIFYNILDLQLIPSNDLIIFALKYPLVSRTLFDLYHLIPLPVQFQNSSVFSYISPKQPYLIISQPKTHFSLLQDLKSCIMYLDGKYVCMDVHTRKSAEQPTCEAQLLSPHISKIPEDCDTKTIRANIETWTYIQNNHWIYILQKPTTVTILCQEGKDYMEDIVLHQTGILSLDSQCKGYSNIYLLEPTKQTKKNVTHFAPPISIVDSDCCVVEMDKIKIDSTRLEPIKLTNIDLSDFKYANKKLNEFDQILTKNLNEPFIVTHTRWYTITVGVIAAVLIIIIFINCCRWCGCLKLLKRFFCVTKNPNDGGTVPPMIKNFINCNFDSDIHSEYRESSRDVVTYSNRRRTAGTSSTDDQESEENQTPPPIRSPAGGNYYRGKLRKSTTPM is encoded by the coding sequence ATGAATCCGACACTCTGGATACTCCTCATACTTCCAATCCTAACATCTTGTCATTATTTCTCTAACACTCCATTTACGCATTCAAgtggaatattttataataaattaggtATTGCACAAATTTCGAATActaaattaacattattaacgCATATAAATATGACCTACCTCAAGGAAGCTAGACTAATATTACAAAAAACATATTTAAAGTCTCAAAATCTTTGCACTATTACATTAAAGGATGTAGAAGAATTTAATCATGTTAACTATCATTGCGAACAAACTCTAAGCGTTGTAAAAAATGAACTAAACAATATAGATTCCAAACATGAAATATTGTACCAACTGGTTGGTCAAGAAAGTAGTAAACGTAAACGTCGCGGTTTAATTAATGGTGTATCTTATGCCCTAAATTGGCTTTTTGGTACTCCTGATGCGGATGATGCACAATACTATACAGATAGCATTAATATGTTATTAAACAATAACAAACAAACACAAACTCTATTGAAATCTCAAATTCAGGTTATTTCTGGTACAATACGGAATTTTAATCAATCTTTAGCCTCACTAAAAACTAATGAAGATACTATGAATAATAACATAAATCGTATCAACAAATTCATGACccaaacaaaattatatatatcaAAATTAGAAGCACAGTCATTAATAGGACAACAAATTGCAATGTTATTATCTTTAACTAATTCGATTTCGCAGgagtataataaatacatagaAGCAATAAATCTCGGAAGACATAATATTTTATCACCATTAATCGTGACACCTGAAATTCTGTTGAAAGAGTTAACCAGTTATAAAGGGGAATTTGAATTAGTAGTATCCCCCAATCTCAAAACTTtaccaatattttataatattttagattTGCAATTAATTCCGTCAAACGACCTTATTATATTTGCTTTAAAGTATCCACTAGTATCAAGAACGTTATTCGATCTTTATCATTTAATTCCACTTCCcgttcaattccaaaattcttccgTTTTCTCTTATATCTCTCCGAAACAACCCTATCTAATTATATCCCAACCCAAAACTCATTTTTCCCTCCTGCAAGATTTAAAAAGTTGCATTATGTATCTGGATGGGAAATACGTTTGCATGGACGTTCATACAAGGAAATCAGCTGAGCAACCTACCTGTGAAGCCCAGCTGTTATCACCTCATATAAGTAAAATTCCGGAAGACTGTGACACGAAGACCATCAGGGCCAACATTGAGACATGGACATATATCCAAAACAACCATTggatttatattttgcaaaaaccAACAACCGTGACAATTCTTTGCCAGGAAGGTAAGGACTACATGGAGGATATAGTCCTACACCAGACAGGTATACTGTCTCTAGACAGTCAATGCAAGGGTTACAGCAACATTTATCTCCTGGAACCAACAAAGCAGACAAAGAAGAACGTCACGCATTTTGCACCACCGATTAGTATAGTGGACAGTGATTGTTGTGTTGTAGAAAtggacaaaattaaaattgattcaaCACGTTTGGAAcctataaaattaacaaacataGACTTATCCGATTTTAAATACGCTAACAAAAAACTAAACGAGTTCGATCAAATTTTAACCAAAAATCTGAACGAGCCATTTATTGTTACGCACACTCGGTGGTATACAATCACGGTGGGAGTAATTGCCGCCgtacttataataataatttttattaattgttgtcgttggtgtggttgtttaaaattgttgaaaagattTTTCTGTGTCACGAAAAATCCAAACGATGGGGGAACTGTACCCCCcatgataaaaaattttattaattgcaattttgaTTCGGACATACATAGCGAATATCGGGAATCATCAAGGGATGTTGTTACGTATAGTAATAGAAGACGGACTGCTGGTACGAGCTCAACGGATGATCAAGAAAGCGAGGAAAATCAAACACCACCACCCATACGCAGTCCTGCAGGCGGAAATTATTATAGAGGGAAATTACGCAAAAGCACTACACCAATGTGA